A window from Streptomyces sp. NBC_00271 encodes these proteins:
- a CDS encoding DNA primase gives MDRPHLPRHPHHRVGGRCVTALLHTALELAAASVPVLPLRAGKGPFGNCRTCAKNACGGRPNMKTPGPCHCPAPCHAWAAATTDPHVLNSPQWEAAWQQAAAVAYHPGGAGLTVVDLDNAAAVAWARETLPATRTVPTTRGEHWIYRGVMQSANAVRPGVDVKSLMSYARWLGPGAGTMAALPDSARALAVMEPSPARRTPQAISAPLGGHGGVCRHRTPAFLNRGIAMAEQRITGAREAIHATVYGTFLAVLSTHGRCGCLTDTHIARLFTAAQAKGESVRHCTDAWTNARTTLGL, from the coding sequence ATGGATCGGCCGCACCTTCCTCGCCACCCTCACCACCGTGTTGGAGGTCGCTGCGTGACCGCCCTTCTGCACACAGCGCTCGAACTCGCGGCGGCCAGCGTGCCGGTGCTGCCGCTGCGGGCGGGAAAGGGGCCGTTCGGCAACTGCCGCACCTGCGCGAAGAACGCGTGCGGCGGCCGGCCGAACATGAAGACCCCGGGCCCCTGCCACTGCCCCGCTCCCTGTCACGCATGGGCCGCCGCCACCACCGACCCGCACGTCCTCAACTCCCCCCAGTGGGAGGCAGCATGGCAACAGGCGGCGGCGGTCGCCTACCACCCTGGGGGCGCCGGGCTGACCGTGGTCGACCTCGACAACGCGGCGGCGGTCGCGTGGGCTCGCGAGACGCTGCCCGCGACCCGTACCGTGCCGACGACCCGAGGTGAGCACTGGATCTACCGGGGCGTCATGCAGTCCGCCAACGCGGTCCGGCCCGGCGTGGACGTCAAGTCGCTGATGTCCTACGCCCGTTGGCTCGGGCCCGGCGCCGGCACCATGGCCGCTCTCCCGGACTCTGCGCGCGCCCTGGCAGTAATGGAACCGTCCCCGGCCCGCAGGACGCCACAGGCCATCTCAGCGCCTCTGGGAGGCCACGGCGGAGTGTGCCGGCATCGCACGCCCGCCTTCCTGAACCGTGGCATCGCCATGGCGGAGCAGCGCATCACCGGCGCCCGTGAGGCGATCCACGCCACCGTCTATGGCACGTTCCTTGCCGTGCTGTCCACCCACGGCCGGTGCGGCTGCCTCACCGACACCCACATCGCCCGGCTGTTCACCGCCGCGCAGGCCAAGGGCGAATCGGTCCGGCACTGCACCGACGCGTGGACCAACGCCCGCACCACGTTGGGACTGTGA
- a CDS encoding GntR family transcriptional regulator, producing the protein MAPKWRDLADRLAEQIRNGEYAPGAQLPQIRELVDAGEGSKATVHQAYKALEAEGLVTSTRGHGTVVRPRTPLKRLGIARYDKAKWRDGDEVAFIADRVASGRAYKRNEQTQTVGRVQANSLVAEGLGVPVGSEVYSRARLVKEGTQPTHTLTSYYRPEHVEGTRIVDPTPGPAGRGGGYRVLYDAGYEIDHMREALFARVPTADEVQLLQLPVGEPVVELHRTTYTADGTVVEFAVGIHSASRFAWEYDFKVPDSAQDRKGQE; encoded by the coding sequence GTGGCACCGAAGTGGCGCGACCTGGCGGACAGGCTCGCGGAGCAGATCAGGAACGGTGAGTATGCACCGGGCGCCCAGTTGCCCCAGATCAGAGAGTTGGTCGACGCGGGGGAAGGGTCTAAGGCCACCGTTCATCAGGCCTACAAGGCTTTGGAGGCTGAAGGCCTGGTGACGTCTACACGCGGTCACGGCACCGTGGTGCGTCCGCGCACTCCCCTCAAGCGGCTCGGCATCGCCCGTTACGACAAGGCGAAGTGGCGTGACGGGGACGAGGTTGCGTTCATCGCTGACCGCGTTGCCTCAGGCCGGGCGTATAAGCGCAACGAGCAAACGCAGACCGTGGGCCGCGTGCAGGCGAACAGCCTTGTGGCGGAGGGACTAGGTGTCCCAGTCGGTTCTGAGGTGTACTCGCGCGCCCGCCTCGTGAAGGAGGGAACGCAGCCGACCCATACCCTGACCAGCTATTACAGACCGGAGCACGTTGAGGGAACACGCATCGTCGACCCCACTCCGGGCCCTGCCGGCCGTGGCGGCGGATACCGGGTCCTCTATGACGCCGGGTACGAGATCGACCACATGAGGGAGGCCTTGTTCGCCCGAGTCCCGACCGCGGACGAGGTGCAGCTCCTGCAACTCCCTGTCGGTGAACCCGTGGTCGAGCTTCACCGGACCACGTACACGGCAGATGGCACGGTGGTCGAGTTCGCGGTGGGTATCCACTCAGCTTCTCGCTTCGCGTGGGAGTACGACTTCAAGGTTCCGGACTCGGCACAAGACAGGAAGGGCCAGGAATGA
- a CDS encoding RICIN domain-containing protein: MGKNASRLALLTALLMGLGLLTPSPAKADPSGGEFIYNQSSGLVVNVMNARPEDGQFINLWQRSNDAKNEQFDFVDAGGGRGYKAVARHSGKCLGLYGDSKDNGVQVVQWACNGGANQLWEFVDIGDPGCRPSGNGCSENVVGYLIRSKHSGKCLDAGNANFPNPPQQGALLQQFTCARSTGDPWWVNQAWGTETSGQAHPGTAVEPRPLPPMPPDSKQIVDQIIQARRDEGKCGDPSVRLDPRLSGVAHKHSVDLAVNYATLIDARSGDPKRGHIGSDNTMPADRIKAEDFTPAQRPENWSYGTNQTFAQAMDNWLHHDEASNWGHRAAILDCSYRVLGVGNANGHNSRIYWTQNFALS, encoded by the coding sequence ATGGGAAAAAACGCATCCCGGCTGGCCTTGCTGACAGCGCTTCTGATGGGGCTCGGCCTACTGACTCCCAGCCCGGCTAAAGCCGATCCTTCTGGTGGCGAATTCATCTACAACCAAAGTTCCGGGTTGGTAGTAAACGTCATGAATGCGCGTCCGGAAGATGGCCAGTTTATCAACCTCTGGCAACGGAGTAACGATGCAAAAAACGAGCAGTTCGACTTCGTGGACGCAGGCGGCGGGAGGGGCTATAAGGCCGTCGCACGGCATTCAGGCAAGTGTCTGGGGCTCTACGGTGATTCCAAGGACAACGGGGTACAAGTCGTTCAATGGGCATGCAATGGCGGCGCCAACCAGCTTTGGGAATTCGTGGATATAGGGGACCCAGGCTGCCGCCCCAGCGGCAACGGTTGCAGTGAAAACGTTGTGGGATACCTGATTCGGTCAAAACACAGCGGAAAGTGTCTCGACGCAGGAAACGCGAATTTTCCCAACCCACCCCAGCAAGGCGCTTTGCTGCAACAGTTCACGTGCGCCAGGAGCACTGGTGACCCTTGGTGGGTCAATCAAGCGTGGGGAACCGAAACAAGTGGTCAGGCTCATCCTGGCACAGCCGTTGAGCCTCGCCCCCTTCCGCCGATGCCTCCTGATTCGAAACAAATAGTCGACCAGATCATTCAGGCGCGACGCGACGAGGGTAAGTGCGGCGATCCGAGTGTGCGTCTTGACCCCCGACTCAGCGGGGTAGCGCACAAACACAGCGTGGATCTGGCTGTTAACTACGCAACACTCATCGACGCGCGCAGCGGCGATCCTAAGCGAGGCCACATAGGCTCAGACAACACTATGCCCGCGGATCGGATAAAAGCGGAGGACTTCACCCCCGCACAGCGTCCTGAGAACTGGAGCTACGGCACCAACCAGACTTTCGCTCAGGCGATGGATAATTGGTTGCATCACGATGAGGCATCCAATTGGGGACATCGCGCGGCGATCCTTGACTGTAGCTACAGGGTGCTCGGCGTGGGCAACGCCAACGGCCACAACTCCCGAATCTACTGGACGCAAAACTTTGCCCTCAGTTGA
- a CDS encoding FtsK/SpoIIIE domain-containing protein has protein sequence MSEPATENAPMGTVHRLDDHRTGTTALVVDLAKPTATAGATAAVPVTAAEGEAVDRPGNPLADWLTVPDAPVLPAWARSRDSVIANVQALGRLTWWHTRYHGFRTPKYLLKTILLAARGFFRAAAGLWPTLSAQDHSAAVKALRAQVKARPEDVDLAARLQMAHYARTQTRRWRFGAAAAAVATAALGIALAPPLVQVLSAAAVVTPLAYLGRGKETRLLDQAAPPLKVDMSAQQLNDALRAAGLLKSGSGKDEKDLPKVSCTMGPVRDGRGWAVIFDLPRGGGKTASDVLAKREVIAQELGVDEIQVIMSRVRAAKGGNAGRVSMWVADDDPYLGPLNPSPLEKAEKFSIWDAVPFGQDARGNRIDVPVMWQSMFFGGLPRRGKTFSQRLLTAAGLLDAYVRHYIADGKGGADWMPAKAVAHRLIMGAEDDAIEALKAMLQELLAEMERRFALLRDLPTSVCPEGKLTPDIMVKYNLPVIFVTIDELQEFFTAMEREDREQVINDLCRVARRGPAAGFVSNFASQRPDAESVPAKLREIITIRYSTQVVDRTSSDMVLGKGKAAQGADASVLSEDHKGVGVLVTGPASYVTVRADYLDGPGFAALCRKGRALREVAGQLTGDAAGDVTAAADAAGLSVPAIVSDALEVMRHSPRMFTTDLLAGLVNLDEDVYGDFNAERLASELESAGVKRTSKQVKISGANGAGYQRRDIEAAVPAEVLLSVGR, from the coding sequence ATGTCCGAACCCGCCACCGAGAACGCCCCGATGGGCACCGTCCACCGCCTCGACGACCACCGCACCGGCACCACCGCCCTGGTGGTCGACCTCGCCAAGCCCACCGCCACCGCCGGCGCCACCGCCGCCGTACCGGTCACGGCCGCTGAGGGTGAGGCGGTTGACCGGCCTGGCAACCCGCTCGCCGACTGGCTGACCGTCCCGGACGCGCCCGTGCTGCCCGCGTGGGCCCGCTCGCGGGATTCCGTCATCGCCAACGTCCAGGCACTCGGACGTCTGACCTGGTGGCACACCCGCTACCACGGCTTCCGCACCCCGAAATACCTGCTCAAGACCATACTGCTGGCCGCACGCGGGTTCTTCAGGGCGGCGGCCGGTCTATGGCCGACGCTGTCCGCGCAGGACCACAGCGCCGCCGTGAAGGCACTGCGCGCGCAGGTCAAGGCCCGCCCCGAAGACGTCGACCTTGCCGCCCGCCTGCAGATGGCGCACTACGCCCGCACCCAGACCCGCCGCTGGCGCTTCGGCGCCGCCGCCGCAGCGGTCGCCACCGCCGCGCTCGGCATCGCGCTCGCGCCCCCGCTCGTCCAGGTCCTGAGCGCCGCCGCCGTGGTCACGCCGCTCGCCTACCTCGGGCGCGGCAAGGAGACCCGCCTCCTGGACCAGGCGGCGCCGCCGCTGAAGGTGGACATGTCCGCGCAGCAGCTCAACGACGCTCTGCGCGCCGCCGGCCTCCTCAAAAGCGGCAGCGGCAAGGACGAAAAAGACCTTCCGAAGGTGTCGTGCACGATGGGCCCGGTCCGCGATGGCCGTGGCTGGGCCGTGATCTTCGACCTGCCGCGCGGCGGCGGCAAGACCGCCTCCGACGTGCTGGCCAAGCGGGAGGTCATCGCGCAGGAACTCGGGGTCGACGAGATCCAGGTCATCATGTCCCGCGTGCGCGCGGCCAAGGGCGGCAACGCCGGCCGCGTGTCCATGTGGGTGGCCGACGATGACCCCTACCTGGGCCCGCTCAACCCGTCGCCGCTGGAGAAGGCGGAGAAGTTCTCCATCTGGGACGCAGTCCCGTTCGGGCAGGACGCGCGCGGCAACCGCATCGACGTGCCGGTCATGTGGCAGTCGATGTTCTTCGGCGGCCTGCCCCGCCGGGGCAAGACGTTCTCGCAGCGGCTGCTGACCGCGGCCGGTCTGCTGGACGCCTACGTGCGCCACTACATCGCCGACGGCAAGGGCGGCGCCGACTGGATGCCCGCCAAGGCAGTCGCCCACCGCCTGATCATGGGGGCCGAGGACGACGCGATCGAAGCACTCAAGGCCATGCTGCAAGAGCTGCTGGCGGAGATGGAACGGCGGTTCGCGCTGCTGCGGGACCTGCCGACGTCGGTGTGCCCGGAGGGCAAGCTGACCCCGGACATCATGGTCAAGTACAACCTGCCGGTCATCTTCGTGACGATCGACGAGTTGCAGGAGTTCTTCACCGCGATGGAGCGCGAGGACCGCGAGCAGGTCATCAACGACCTGTGCCGCGTCGCCCGCCGGGGCCCGGCTGCCGGGTTCGTCTCCAACTTCGCCTCCCAGCGTCCCGACGCGGAGTCGGTGCCGGCGAAGCTGCGGGAGATCATCACCATCCGCTACTCGACGCAGGTCGTCGACCGCACCAGCTCCGACATGGTCCTCGGCAAGGGCAAGGCCGCCCAGGGCGCCGACGCGTCCGTGCTGTCCGAGGACCACAAGGGTGTGGGTGTCCTGGTCACCGGCCCCGCCTCCTACGTCACCGTGCGGGCCGACTACCTCGACGGCCCCGGGTTCGCCGCTCTGTGCCGCAAGGGCCGCGCCCTGCGCGAAGTGGCCGGACAGCTCACCGGAGACGCTGCGGGTGACGTGACCGCCGCTGCCGACGCGGCGGGCCTGAGCGTGCCCGCGATCGTCTCGGATGCCCTGGAGGTCATGCGGCACTCGCCGCGCATGTTCACCACCGACCTGCTCGCCGGTCTCGTCAACCTCGACGAGGACGTCTACGGCGACTTCAACGCCGAACGACTCGCCTCCGAGCTGGAGAGCGCGGGCGTCAAGCGCACCAGCAAGCAGGTGAAGATCAGCGGCGCCAACGGGGCCGGATACCAGCGCCGCGACATCGAAGCGGCCGTGCCCGCCGAGGTGCTGCTGAGCGTCGGCAGGTAA
- a CDS encoding DUF2637 domain-containing protein, with product MNRAGRILLVTALVAVVAMAFRVSWNALRDIANAIGADHTAATLYPFVVDGLMALALVATLVLAGRDRTFALRVLGTYTLASLVLNYVHGLVPELHGRTVDWGRLADWDPANWALVLLATSLPVGSIYFGSDLVAKVLHHRPAPIPPPVMNAEESTETVRNRSTADLPESTPAPAVANPVRMPDPVAVGFLKSALPLKPVPAIAPTPVKPIGSTPKSTVAATSPRPRGATGRVPEAARSPRPKRTPAQLLDEARTAMTGLPDSKVTAEGIRREVHTSPANARVLRDTLLTERAAAVGAP from the coding sequence ATGAACCGCGCGGGCAGGATCCTGCTGGTAACGGCGCTGGTCGCAGTCGTCGCGATGGCATTCCGCGTCTCGTGGAACGCGTTGCGGGACATCGCCAACGCCATCGGCGCGGACCACACCGCCGCGACGCTCTACCCGTTCGTGGTCGACGGCCTCATGGCCCTCGCTCTGGTCGCCACCCTCGTTCTGGCCGGACGGGACCGGACGTTCGCGCTGCGGGTGCTGGGCACCTACACGCTCGCCTCACTGGTCCTCAACTACGTCCACGGACTCGTTCCCGAGCTCCACGGCCGGACGGTCGACTGGGGACGACTCGCGGACTGGGACCCGGCGAACTGGGCGCTCGTACTGCTGGCCACCTCGCTTCCGGTCGGGTCGATCTACTTCGGCTCCGATCTCGTCGCGAAGGTGCTGCACCACCGCCCCGCCCCGATCCCGCCCCCGGTCATGAATGCGGAGGAATCTACCGAGACCGTAAGGAATCGGTCTACGGCTGACCTGCCGGAATCGACCCCGGCGCCCGCCGTGGCGAACCCGGTGCGGATGCCCGATCCGGTCGCGGTCGGCTTCCTGAAGTCGGCTCTCCCGCTCAAGCCCGTTCCGGCTATCGCCCCGACCCCGGTCAAGCCGATCGGGTCGACTCCGAAGAGCACGGTGGCGGCCACGTCGCCGCGTCCGCGTGGGGCGACCGGTCGGGTTCCTGAAGCGGCTCGATCGCCCCGACCGAAGCGGACGCCGGCGCAGTTGCTCGACGAGGCCCGTACCGCGATGACCGGACTGCCGGACAGCAAGGTGACGGCTGAGGGCATCCGCCGCGAGGTGCACACGTCGCCGGCCAACGCCCGCGTGCTGCGCGACACGCTGCTTACCGAGCGCGCCGCCGCTGTCGGGGCGCCGTGA
- a CDS encoding RRQRL motif-containing zinc-binding protein, with protein MSAAFGKCFDPSGARYGIPTYPWKFAPDDHQLATRRQLRARGLRPGGQPIAAQVMRINRRSGTVRVAYLYRIDLALPVRPMTSRKWGALALAMLARRTCPTCQITYSYCMPRSLGCCVLCAYPEGTA; from the coding sequence ATGTCCGCCGCGTTCGGCAAGTGCTTCGACCCGTCCGGCGCCCGCTACGGCATCCCCACCTACCCCTGGAAGTTCGCCCCCGACGACCACCAGTTGGCCACCCGCCGACAGTTACGGGCCCGGGGGCTGCGTCCGGGCGGTCAGCCGATCGCGGCGCAGGTCATGCGCATCAACCGCCGCTCCGGCACGGTCCGGGTCGCCTACCTGTACCGCATCGACCTCGCCCTGCCGGTACGGCCGATGACCTCACGGAAGTGGGGCGCGCTCGCGCTCGCGATGCTCGCCCGCCGCACCTGCCCGACCTGCCAAATCACCTACAGCTACTGCATGCCGCGTTCGCTCGGCTGCTGCGTGCTGTGCGCCTACCCGGAAGGAACTGCCTGA
- a CDS encoding YdcF family protein translates to MISAQAWADTRLLWDYHRMHHDPRPCSVAVGLGSHDLGVADVTAELYHQGMAPVIVFTGATSPTTRARMPRGEAVHYRERALQLGVPDSAVLLEPRATNTGENIEFTKAVLVEAAITVSSVLLVSKPYEERRSYAMMRKLWADVEVVCASTPMGLEEYADSIGDARMVIDMIVGALQRVLVFPGWGLAIEQDVPDAVVAAYKRLCAEGFTTRLLPADVVARPGA, encoded by the coding sequence ATGATCTCGGCACAGGCATGGGCGGATACCCGACTTCTTTGGGACTACCACCGCATGCACCACGATCCGCGGCCCTGTTCGGTGGCTGTCGGTCTGGGTAGCCACGACCTGGGGGTGGCTGACGTGACAGCGGAGCTGTATCACCAAGGCATGGCGCCGGTCATCGTGTTCACTGGGGCCACCAGCCCCACGACCCGAGCGCGCATGCCGCGTGGAGAGGCTGTCCACTACCGAGAGCGGGCTTTGCAGCTCGGGGTGCCTGATTCCGCCGTCCTCCTGGAACCGCGCGCGACGAATACCGGCGAGAACATCGAGTTCACGAAAGCGGTACTGGTCGAGGCTGCCATCACGGTCTCGTCTGTCCTGCTTGTAAGCAAGCCGTATGAAGAGCGACGTTCGTACGCCATGATGCGCAAGCTCTGGGCTGACGTCGAGGTTGTGTGCGCATCTACGCCGATGGGTCTGGAGGAATACGCCGACTCCATCGGGGACGCTCGCATGGTGATCGACATGATCGTGGGAGCCCTACAACGAGTGCTCGTTTTCCCCGGCTGGGGCCTGGCCATCGAGCAGGATGTCCCGGATGCGGTTGTGGCCGCCTACAAGCGCCTTTGCGCCGAGGGCTTCACCACTCGACTCCTGCCGGCTGACGTTGTCGCCCGTCCTGGCGCGTGA
- a CDS encoding Pycsar system effector family protein — MSTPQTLATAHAEVKAEIARTDTKTGLLLAFVGAVLAGTWTVAKDVPLAVPACIAGGLGMGLLVAAADLLLRAVRPNLGGGRGFPLWATLTAEEIRTTLADDQAADIAGLSRIAVAKFTNLRRAVHLTRAGGALLILAALLALGGAA; from the coding sequence GTGAGCACCCCTCAGACGCTCGCCACCGCGCACGCGGAGGTGAAGGCGGAAATCGCGCGGACCGACACCAAGACCGGTCTGTTACTGGCGTTCGTCGGAGCCGTCCTCGCCGGCACGTGGACCGTCGCCAAGGACGTCCCCCTCGCCGTCCCCGCGTGCATCGCCGGCGGGCTCGGGATGGGGCTGCTGGTCGCTGCGGCTGACCTGCTGCTGCGGGCGGTCCGCCCGAACCTGGGCGGTGGCCGCGGGTTCCCGCTGTGGGCGACGCTCACGGCCGAGGAGATCCGCACCACCCTCGCCGACGACCAGGCCGCGGACATCGCGGGACTGTCCCGGATCGCCGTCGCCAAGTTCACCAACCTGCGCCGGGCGGTCCACCTGACCCGCGCGGGCGGCGCCCTGCTCATCCTCGCGGCTCTGCTCGCACTCGGGGGTGCGGCATGA
- a CDS encoding DNA methylase — MTQATDIRRVPATLAPVRVLDGCCCIGGATKGLKRAFGPNCHITGVDKEAQPDYCGDTFHQGDIVDFIRAHGHEFDFIHVSPPCQGEGAPTKGTNAARNAAIGRTYPRLIRPVRTALEATGRPYVMENVAGSEVRKDIRLCGEQFGLGVLMHRYFELGGWTTPQPAHPEHRGYVRGWRHGVYREGPYVAAYGKGGGKATTAEIREAKGIDWSTDHFRLREALPPAYTEWIGRTFLATLTTVLEVAA, encoded by the coding sequence ATGACCCAAGCCACTGACATTCGGCGAGTGCCCGCCACGCTCGCGCCCGTCCGGGTTCTGGACGGCTGCTGCTGCATCGGCGGCGCCACCAAGGGACTCAAGCGCGCGTTCGGCCCGAACTGCCACATCACCGGCGTCGACAAGGAAGCCCAACCCGACTACTGCGGGGACACCTTCCACCAGGGCGACATCGTCGACTTCATCCGCGCCCACGGCCACGAGTTCGACTTCATCCACGTGTCTCCGCCCTGCCAGGGAGAAGGCGCCCCCACGAAGGGCACCAACGCCGCACGCAACGCCGCGATCGGCCGCACCTACCCCCGGCTCATCCGCCCCGTCCGCACCGCTCTGGAAGCGACCGGCCGCCCGTACGTCATGGAGAACGTGGCCGGCTCCGAGGTTCGCAAGGACATCCGCCTGTGCGGGGAACAGTTCGGCCTCGGCGTGTTGATGCACCGCTACTTCGAGTTGGGCGGGTGGACGACCCCGCAGCCGGCGCACCCCGAGCACCGTGGCTACGTGCGCGGTTGGCGCCACGGCGTCTACCGCGAGGGTCCCTACGTCGCCGCATACGGCAAGGGCGGCGGCAAGGCCACCACAGCGGAGATCCGGGAGGCCAAGGGCATCGACTGGTCCACCGACCACTTCCGTCTGCGTGAAGCCCTCCCGCCCGCGTACACAGAATGGATCGGCCGCACCTTCCTCGCCACCCTCACCACCGTGTTGGAGGTCGCTGCGTGA
- a CDS encoding DUF6284 family protein, with translation MNPIVTVQDAVTAFADFMEPTAAELDAIDLEMPAIEADIDLLDAQIIALDRTPTELDTRRIRRARSVALAMRLVLANQVAPLVPGVGA, from the coding sequence ATGAACCCCATCGTCACTGTTCAAGATGCTGTTACCGCGTTCGCCGACTTCATGGAGCCGACGGCCGCAGAACTGGACGCGATCGACCTTGAGATGCCCGCCATCGAGGCGGACATCGACCTGTTGGACGCACAGATCATCGCCCTAGACCGCACCCCCACCGAGCTGGACACCCGCCGCATCCGCCGGGCCCGCAGCGTGGCGCTGGCCATGCGGCTGGTGCTCGCCAACCAGGTCGCGCCGCTGGTTCCGGGGGTGGGCGCGTGA